The following are encoded together in the Gordonia insulae genome:
- a CDS encoding metal-dependent transcriptional regulator, with translation MRPANTALDGGPCDPLGELSAAARQYLKAIWDACEWESDRVTTTAIAQRVGVSPSTASDAVRRLADKGFVTHERYGTVSLSTRGEAVAAHVIRRLRLVESFLVEELGYGWHEVHDEADSLAHAASDELIERIDRRLGHPTRDPHGDPIPDAGGRVSAPRLRPLSSCDTGDSGTVARVADSDPAMLEYFGSAGLTLDSGVTVCAKRPFAGTMRISVTGFAEMELGDVAVRSVWLTAADCG, from the coding sequence ATGCGCCCAGCCAACACTGCTCTCGACGGCGGGCCGTGCGACCCGCTCGGCGAGCTGTCGGCGGCGGCACGCCAGTACCTCAAGGCCATCTGGGACGCCTGCGAGTGGGAGTCCGACCGCGTCACCACCACAGCGATCGCGCAGCGGGTCGGCGTCTCGCCCTCGACGGCGTCGGATGCCGTGCGGCGACTGGCGGACAAGGGGTTCGTCACCCATGAGCGCTACGGGACCGTCTCGCTCAGCACCCGTGGCGAGGCCGTCGCCGCCCACGTCATCCGACGTCTGCGACTCGTCGAATCCTTCCTCGTCGAGGAGCTCGGCTACGGCTGGCACGAGGTCCACGACGAGGCCGACAGCCTCGCCCACGCCGCATCCGACGAACTGATCGAGCGCATCGATCGGCGTCTCGGGCATCCGACCAGGGATCCGCACGGCGATCCGATCCCCGACGCCGGCGGCCGGGTCAGCGCACCCCGGTTACGCCCTCTGTCCTCATGCGACACCGGCGATTCCGGGACCGTTGCGCGGGTCGCCGATTCCGACCCGGCGATGCTCGAGTACTTCGGGTCCGCGGGCCTGACCCTCGATTCCGGCGTCACGGTATGTGCGAAGCGACCATTCGCCGGGACGATGCGTATTTCCGTCACAGGCTTCGCCGAGATGGAACTCGGCGACGTCGCGGTCCGGTCGGTCTGGTTGACCGCCGCCGACTGCGGGTGA
- a CDS encoding LLM class F420-dependent oxidoreductase yields the protein MRVGVMIGPERGDSARKAGRMVKDIEWAESAGMDTAWIPQVPTDFDALITVTMMGMRTSTIELGTAVVPLQAQHPIALARQALSAQAVAEGRLALGVGPSHHWIVQDMLGLPYERPARFTRDYLDVLDQALSGPGQVDVENDSFTVHNPLELGPVRKVPVLLAALGPVMLNLAGERADGTVLWMADHRAIAEHIVPRITKAADNVGRPAPRVVAGLPVCLCRPSEVDVARERANRILAEAEYSPNYQRLLEQGEARNVGDLCVAGDEEAILEQFRRYADAGVTDLSMRLLPIGDTRDELVASKYRTREVVAELVKELR from the coding sequence GTGCGCGTCGGAGTGATGATCGGACCGGAACGGGGCGACTCCGCCCGTAAGGCCGGCCGCATGGTCAAGGACATCGAGTGGGCGGAGTCCGCGGGGATGGACACCGCCTGGATTCCCCAGGTCCCCACGGACTTCGACGCCCTGATCACGGTCACGATGATGGGTATGCGGACCTCGACGATCGAACTCGGCACCGCTGTCGTCCCACTGCAGGCGCAACACCCCATCGCGCTTGCGCGTCAGGCGCTTTCCGCGCAAGCGGTGGCCGAGGGCAGACTCGCCCTCGGCGTCGGGCCGTCGCATCACTGGATCGTCCAGGACATGCTGGGTCTGCCCTACGAACGCCCGGCGCGCTTCACCCGCGACTACCTCGATGTGCTGGACCAGGCATTGTCCGGGCCGGGTCAGGTGGATGTCGAGAACGACTCGTTCACCGTGCACAACCCGCTCGAACTCGGCCCGGTGCGCAAGGTGCCGGTCCTGCTGGCCGCGCTGGGACCGGTGATGCTCAACCTCGCCGGTGAGCGCGCCGACGGCACCGTGCTGTGGATGGCCGACCATCGTGCGATCGCCGAGCACATCGTGCCACGCATCACCAAGGCTGCCGACAACGTCGGGCGGCCCGCGCCACGGGTGGTGGCAGGTCTGCCGGTGTGCCTGTGCCGCCCGTCTGAGGTCGACGTCGCCCGCGAGCGCGCGAATCGCATTCTGGCCGAGGCGGAATACTCACCCAACTACCAGCGGCTGCTCGAACAGGGCGAGGCGAGAAACGTCGGCGACCTGTGTGTGGCAGGTGACGAGGAGGCCATCCTCGAACAGTTCCGCCGGTACGCGGACGCCGGCGTGACCGATCTGTCGATGCGGCTGCTCCCGATCGGGGACACCCGCGACGAACTCGTCGCATCGAAGTACCGCACCCGCGAGGTCGTCGCAGAGCTGGTGAAGGAACTGCGGTGA
- a CDS encoding CaiB/BaiF CoA transferase family protein, with translation MSPDAAADQRGAGPLAGIRILEVGTMLAGPYATMMLADLGAEVIKIEPLGGEISRQVSDTYFASLNRGKRSTRLDLTARDGREALGELVEGAHALLVNLKPSAIHRLGLTYASLREFNERIVCVAITGFGLTGGDDPAFDYVVQAATGVAAMTGDPDTPPTLPGYSSADNSTGLTAALGLLAQVISGRGGQIDVSLRDVMLSQLNYHASAYLDDGVEPVRRPRGAHSFYVPAQMFPTAEGHLALFITHDAFWKSFAGEAGIDGFWQMAERAANRDEVIAVVGEALAHDTAANWQTRLRKWGVPAAAVRSLPEALDATPEAVVDVGTRRAVGCPIRVDGYVPDYAPAPVLGEMNASAG, from the coding sequence GTGAGCCCCGACGCCGCCGCGGATCAACGTGGCGCCGGTCCGCTCGCCGGAATCCGGATCCTGGAGGTGGGCACCATGCTCGCCGGGCCATACGCGACGATGATGCTGGCCGACCTGGGCGCCGAGGTGATCAAGATCGAGCCGCTCGGTGGAGAGATCTCGCGTCAGGTGAGTGACACGTACTTCGCCAGCCTCAACCGTGGAAAGCGCAGCACACGTCTGGATCTCACCGCTCGTGACGGGCGGGAGGCGCTCGGCGAACTCGTCGAGGGTGCCCACGCGCTGCTGGTGAATCTGAAACCGTCGGCGATCCATCGACTCGGGCTGACCTACGCATCGTTGCGGGAGTTCAACGAGAGGATCGTGTGCGTCGCGATCACCGGATTCGGCCTGACCGGCGGGGACGACCCGGCCTTCGACTACGTGGTCCAGGCGGCCACGGGTGTCGCCGCGATGACCGGCGACCCGGATACGCCGCCCACCCTGCCCGGCTACTCGTCGGCGGACAACTCCACCGGTCTGACAGCCGCTCTCGGTCTGCTGGCCCAGGTCATCTCCGGTCGCGGCGGGCAGATCGACGTCTCGCTGCGCGATGTGATGTTGTCGCAGCTCAACTATCACGCATCGGCCTATCTCGACGACGGCGTGGAACCGGTGCGCCGCCCGCGGGGCGCGCATTCGTTCTATGTCCCGGCGCAGATGTTCCCCACTGCGGAAGGACATCTCGCGCTGTTCATCACCCACGACGCGTTCTGGAAGTCGTTCGCGGGGGAGGCGGGGATCGATGGGTTCTGGCAGATGGCCGAACGCGCGGCGAACCGCGACGAGGTGATCGCTGTCGTCGGCGAGGCCCTCGCCCACGACACCGCCGCCAACTGGCAGACACGGCTACGCAAATGGGGTGTCCCGGCCGCCGCCGTGCGGTCGCTGCCCGAGGCGTTGGACGCGACCCCGGAGGCGGTGGTCGACGTCGGCACCCGCCGTGCCGTCGGGTGCCCGATACGTGTCGATGGGTACGTGCCCGACTACGCGCCCGCGCCGGTGCTCGGCGAGATGAACGCATCGGCGGGCTGA
- a CDS encoding methylmalonyl-CoA mutase family protein, whose amino-acid sequence MEPQTETASGIPLDTAYGPNPDSAAQPLPGEYPFTRGNFPTGYRGRLWTFRQYSGFGTAEESNRRYRYLLEQGGTGLSVALDLPSQCGYDSDDPEYGEEVGRVGCAVDTLADAEILFDGIPLDKISTSFTINGTAAILLALYVAAAERKGVPRAKLTGTIQNDILKEYASRGTWIWPPEPSLRLIADTIEFCAAEVPRFNAISVAGAHFRDAGANAVQEMAFTLADGVTYCDTVVERGRMTIDQFAPQISFFFYTHGDFFEEIAKYRAGRRRWATIVRERYGAATDKAAMFRFGCVAGGASLYAPQAQNNLVRVAYEAMASVLGGVQSMFTAAWDEPFALPSEESATMALRTQQILAYETGVARVADPLGGSYFVEALTDATEERIIEVMADLEAHGGMVRAIEEGYLQGLIADEAYRLHQEVEGGERPVVGVNRFVADEPAPEIATYELDPEGRETQLKRLAKVKAERNAVDVANTLAALSRAAEGDENLMHRLIDCANAYCTVGEMVSTLKDVWGEFAQPVVF is encoded by the coding sequence ATGGAACCTCAGACCGAAACAGCCTCGGGCATCCCGCTGGACACCGCCTATGGCCCGAATCCCGACTCCGCCGCGCAACCGCTGCCGGGGGAGTACCCGTTCACCCGTGGCAACTTCCCGACCGGTTACCGCGGAAGGTTGTGGACCTTCCGGCAGTACTCGGGCTTCGGCACCGCCGAAGAATCCAACCGCCGCTACCGCTACCTGCTCGAGCAGGGCGGTACCGGACTCTCGGTGGCGTTGGACCTGCCGTCACAGTGTGGGTACGACTCCGACGACCCGGAATACGGCGAGGAGGTGGGACGGGTCGGGTGCGCGGTAGACACACTCGCCGACGCCGAGATCCTGTTCGACGGCATCCCGCTCGACAAGATCAGCACCAGCTTCACCATCAACGGGACCGCCGCCATCCTGCTGGCGCTGTATGTCGCGGCGGCCGAACGCAAAGGCGTACCCCGGGCCAAGCTGACCGGCACGATCCAGAACGACATCCTGAAGGAATATGCCTCCCGGGGTACCTGGATCTGGCCACCCGAACCCTCACTGCGTCTGATCGCCGACACCATCGAGTTCTGTGCCGCGGAGGTCCCGAGGTTCAACGCGATCTCGGTCGCGGGCGCGCACTTTCGTGATGCGGGCGCGAATGCCGTGCAGGAGATGGCATTCACCCTTGCCGACGGTGTGACGTACTGCGACACCGTGGTCGAGCGCGGCAGGATGACGATCGACCAGTTCGCGCCGCAGATCTCTTTCTTCTTCTATACCCACGGCGACTTCTTCGAGGAGATCGCCAAATACCGGGCCGGCCGCCGACGTTGGGCCACGATCGTCCGTGAACGTTATGGCGCGGCGACCGACAAGGCCGCCATGTTCCGGTTCGGATGCGTCGCCGGTGGCGCATCCCTGTACGCGCCGCAGGCGCAGAACAACCTGGTCCGCGTCGCCTACGAGGCGATGGCATCCGTTCTCGGCGGCGTCCAGTCGATGTTCACCGCGGCCTGGGATGAGCCCTTCGCGCTCCCCAGCGAGGAGTCCGCGACGATGGCGCTCCGCACCCAGCAGATCCTCGCATACGAGACGGGCGTTGCCCGCGTTGCGGATCCGCTGGGCGGGTCCTACTTCGTGGAGGCGCTGACCGACGCCACCGAGGAACGGATCATCGAGGTGATGGCCGATCTCGAGGCGCACGGTGGGATGGTCCGCGCGATCGAGGAGGGCTATCTGCAGGGTCTCATCGCCGACGAGGCCTATCGGCTCCATCAGGAGGTCGAGGGTGGTGAACGTCCCGTGGTGGGAGTGAACCGGTTCGTCGCCGACGAACCCGCGCCGGAGATCGCCACCTACGAGCTCGATCCCGAGGGGCGGGAGACCCAACTGAAACGGCTGGCCAAGGTCAAGGCCGAACGCAACGCCGTCGACGTCGCGAACACACTGGCCGCGCTCTCGCGGGCGGCAGAAGGAGACGAGAACCTGATGCATCGACTGATCGACTGCGCCAACGCGTATTGCACCGTCGGAGAGATGGTGTCGACGCTCAAGGACGTATGGGGCGAGTTCGCGCAGCCGGTGGTGTTCTGA
- a CDS encoding cobalamin B12-binding domain-containing protein, translating to MTARVLVAKPGLDGHDRGAKIVARTLRDAGFEVIYTGIRQRIEDIVSIALHEDVAVVGLSILSGAHVALTRRTVDALRAADAGDIAVIVGGTIPQSDVDTLLDAGAAAVFPTGTPLEDLVTGVRALTVPSATS from the coding sequence ATGACCGCCCGCGTACTCGTCGCCAAGCCCGGTCTCGACGGACATGACCGCGGAGCCAAGATCGTCGCACGGACCCTGCGCGACGCGGGTTTCGAGGTCATCTACACCGGCATCCGTCAGCGGATCGAGGACATCGTCTCCATCGCGTTGCATGAGGACGTCGCCGTCGTCGGCCTCAGCATTCTGTCGGGTGCGCACGTCGCATTGACCCGCCGGACCGTGGATGCCCTGCGCGCCGCCGATGCCGGCGACATCGCGGTGATCGTCGGCGGCACCATCCCGCAGTCGGATGTCGACACGCTCCTCGACGCGGGTGCCGCCGCGGTGTTCCCGACCGGGACGCCGCTCGAAGACCTCGTGACCGGCGTCCGCGCCCTCACCGTCCCCTCGGCGACGTCGTGA
- a CDS encoding ferredoxin--NADP reductase — protein sequence MPRPPLFQQATVTRVVKETDDARTYVLAPEVGPVTYKAGQFCTFRVAVDGEELYRSYSMSSSPEVDTELATTVKRVAGGRVSNWLLDNLGEGDVIDISRPAGLFCLTEHTTPLLGFSGGSGITPIYSIAKTALATTERSVRLLCADRDREAVIFDAGIAELTDRYPGRLTVVRSLDEQDGFVTESAVRDFIGDDLDADFYVCGPEPFMDLVESVLPPSGSIHIERFGAAAELPVGDSDESANVAPSQADTTAVRGTITIKLGRKEVTVDRQPGETLLESGRRAGLTPPFSCEAGNCATCIAHLDEGTATMRVNDALEDDEIEDGYVLTCQAIPDGETTVVQYE from the coding sequence GTGCCGCGACCTCCGCTGTTCCAGCAAGCGACCGTGACCCGGGTCGTCAAGGAAACCGACGACGCCCGCACCTATGTACTGGCCCCGGAGGTCGGACCGGTGACCTACAAGGCCGGGCAGTTCTGCACCTTCCGCGTGGCGGTCGACGGAGAGGAGCTCTACCGCTCCTATTCGATGTCGAGTTCACCCGAGGTCGACACCGAGTTGGCCACGACGGTCAAACGCGTGGCAGGAGGCCGGGTCTCGAACTGGCTGCTCGACAACCTCGGCGAGGGTGACGTCATCGACATCTCGCGTCCGGCCGGCCTGTTCTGCCTCACCGAGCACACCACCCCCCTGCTGGGTTTCAGCGGCGGCAGCGGGATCACCCCGATCTACTCGATCGCCAAGACGGCGCTCGCGACCACCGAACGCAGCGTGCGACTCCTCTGCGCCGACCGGGATCGGGAAGCGGTGATCTTCGACGCGGGGATCGCCGAACTGACAGACCGGTACCCCGGGCGGCTGACGGTCGTCCGGAGCCTCGATGAGCAGGACGGATTCGTCACCGAATCGGCCGTCCGCGACTTCATCGGCGACGATCTCGACGCCGATTTCTATGTGTGCGGGCCGGAACCGTTCATGGACCTCGTCGAATCGGTCCTCCCACCCAGCGGTTCGATCCACATCGAGCGTTTCGGCGCGGCCGCGGAATTACCTGTCGGCGATTCCGACGAGAGCGCGAACGTCGCACCGTCGCAGGCGGATACGACGGCCGTGCGCGGCACCATCACGATCAAGCTCGGCCGCAAGGAGGTCACCGTCGATCGCCAGCCCGGCGAGACGCTGCTGGAATCGGGACGACGCGCGGGCCTCACGCCACCGTTCTCCTGCGAGGCGGGCAACTGCGCCACGTGCATCGCCCACCTCGACGAGGGCACGGCCACCATGCGCGTCAACGACGCTCTCGAAGACGATGAGATCGAGGACGGATATGTCCTGACCTGCCAGGCGATTCCCGACGGGGAGACCACCGTCGTGCAGTACGAATGA
- a CDS encoding amidohydrolase family protein — protein MNIDDLVLISIDDHVVEPPDMFLRHVPDKYRDQAPVVVTDDKGVDQWIYMGKQAGVSGLNAVVSWPAEEWGRDPAGFAEMRPGVYNVHERVRDMSRNGIWASMCFPTFAGFSARHLNQHQSDITLVMVSAYNDWHIDEWAGAYPDRFIPLALLPTWNVDAMCAEIRRVAAKGCRAVTMPELPHLEGLPSYHDLDYWGPVFETLSETGLVMCLHIGTGFGALNLAKDSTIDSLMVLASQISALAAQDLLWGPAMRTYPDLKFAFSEGGIGWIPFYLDRSDRHYTNQKWLRRDFGSKLPSEVFRDHSLACYVTDKTSLLLRHEIGIDNIAWECDYPHSDCFWPDAPEQMLTELQAAGADDSDINQISWENSARFFNWNPLDKHTRDEINVGALRRSATDVDVSIRSRDEWKRRYNEKHMAQA, from the coding sequence ATGAACATTGACGACCTGGTGCTGATCAGCATCGACGACCACGTGGTGGAGCCACCGGACATGTTCCTGCGTCACGTACCCGACAAGTACCGCGACCAGGCACCCGTCGTCGTGACCGACGACAAGGGCGTCGACCAGTGGATCTACATGGGCAAGCAGGCCGGGGTCAGCGGACTCAACGCCGTGGTGTCGTGGCCGGCCGAGGAATGGGGTCGGGATCCCGCCGGATTCGCCGAGATGCGTCCGGGCGTCTACAACGTCCACGAGCGCGTTCGGGACATGAGCCGCAACGGGATCTGGGCGTCCATGTGTTTCCCCACCTTCGCCGGGTTCTCCGCACGTCACCTCAATCAGCACCAGAGCGACATCACCCTCGTGATGGTGTCCGCCTACAACGATTGGCACATCGACGAGTGGGCAGGCGCCTACCCCGATCGCTTCATCCCACTGGCCCTGCTGCCCACGTGGAATGTCGACGCGATGTGCGCCGAGATCCGACGAGTGGCCGCCAAGGGCTGCCGGGCGGTGACCATGCCCGAACTGCCACACCTCGAGGGTCTGCCCAGCTATCACGACCTGGACTACTGGGGCCCGGTGTTCGAGACGCTGTCCGAGACAGGCCTGGTGATGTGCCTGCACATCGGCACCGGCTTCGGCGCCCTCAACCTGGCCAAGGATTCGACGATCGACAGCCTGATGGTGCTGGCCTCCCAGATCTCGGCCCTCGCCGCCCAGGACCTCCTGTGGGGTCCGGCGATGCGCACCTATCCCGACCTCAAGTTCGCGTTCTCCGAGGGCGGGATCGGCTGGATACCCTTCTATCTCGATCGTTCCGACCGGCATTACACGAACCAGAAGTGGCTTCGCCGCGACTTCGGCAGCAAGCTGCCCAGCGAGGTCTTCCGGGATCACTCACTGGCCTGCTACGTCACCGACAAGACGTCGCTGCTGCTCCGTCACGAGATCGGCATCGACAACATCGCGTGGGAGTGCGACTACCCGCACTCGGACTGCTTCTGGCCGGACGCCCCGGAACAGATGCTCACCGAACTCCAGGCCGCCGGCGCCGACGACTCCGACATCAACCAGATCTCCTGGGAGAACTCCGCACGCTTCTTCAACTGGAATCCGCTCGACAAGCACACCCGCGACGAGATCAACGTCGGCGCGCTGCGTCGTTCGGCAACCGACGTCGACGTGTCGATCCGGTCCCGCGACGAATGGAAGCGTCGCTACAACGAGAAGCACATGGCGCAGGCGTGA
- a CDS encoding class I adenylate-forming enzyme family protein, with protein sequence MTEAVVLAFEDEAFSARQLDAMADGFARELSALGVARGARVALMSSNRPEFVVAIRAIWRLRAAVVLISPAWKTTEVSHALDIAGVTHAVGDHPVLAGLMPMRDLGDTIEPTGVSAESGFDGPNASDDAVLVFSSGTTGMPKAVRHTHASLDAAVGHWRDALDLTAADRLQVLTPPSHILGLLNIVTALDVGAWVRLHRRFDIDTMLRHIESDRITVEMAVAPIALAMASHPRLEQYDLSSLRYIMWGATPVTSSVAEEVTRRTGIGWLPAYGASEIPVIATNPIDDARLDRVGRAVEGVEVRVVSLDTGAVLPPGHSGEIQLRAPSIMAGYLPDEENITAFADGWYRTGDVGAVDADGWIELIDRSKEMIKVRGFQVAPAEVEAVLHGHPAVADCAVFGVDDGVGGERIVAAVEIAEPVTGDELIELVANTLATYKKPSAVAFVDDVPRLPSGKVLRRVLKDRLSKESHGCTTDN encoded by the coding sequence GTGACGGAGGCGGTGGTACTGGCCTTCGAGGACGAGGCCTTCTCCGCGCGGCAGCTCGACGCCATGGCCGACGGATTCGCTCGTGAACTCTCGGCGCTCGGGGTCGCACGCGGTGCACGCGTCGCGCTGATGTCGTCGAATCGTCCCGAGTTCGTGGTGGCGATACGGGCGATCTGGCGGCTGCGCGCCGCCGTGGTGCTGATCAGTCCGGCGTGGAAGACCACCGAGGTATCCCATGCGCTCGACATCGCGGGCGTCACCCACGCGGTCGGCGACCATCCGGTGCTGGCGGGATTGATGCCCATGCGCGACCTCGGCGACACGATCGAGCCGACCGGCGTGAGCGCGGAGAGCGGATTCGACGGACCAAACGCCTCCGACGATGCCGTCCTCGTGTTCAGTTCGGGGACTACCGGAATGCCGAAGGCCGTGCGCCACACGCACGCCTCCCTCGACGCCGCGGTGGGACACTGGCGGGACGCGCTCGACCTCACCGCCGCTGATCGCCTCCAGGTCCTCACGCCTCCCTCGCACATCCTCGGATTGCTCAACATCGTCACCGCTCTCGACGTGGGCGCGTGGGTCCGACTGCACCGGCGTTTCGACATCGACACGATGCTCCGCCACATCGAGAGCGATCGGATCACCGTGGAGATGGCTGTCGCGCCGATCGCCCTGGCAATGGCCTCCCACCCGCGGCTCGAGCAGTACGACTTGTCCTCGCTGCGTTACATCATGTGGGGCGCAACGCCGGTGACGTCGAGTGTCGCAGAAGAAGTGACCCGACGGACCGGTATCGGATGGCTGCCCGCATACGGAGCCAGCGAGATCCCGGTGATCGCGACGAACCCGATCGACGATGCGCGTCTGGATCGTGTCGGACGCGCGGTCGAGGGAGTCGAGGTCAGGGTGGTCTCGCTCGACACCGGTGCCGTCCTGCCGCCGGGACACAGCGGCGAGATCCAGCTCCGGGCACCGTCGATCATGGCGGGCTACCTCCCGGACGAGGAGAACATCACGGCCTTCGCCGATGGCTGGTATCGCACCGGCGATGTCGGCGCGGTGGACGCCGACGGGTGGATCGAACTGATCGATCGGTCCAAGGAGATGATCAAGGTTCGCGGGTTCCAGGTGGCGCCGGCCGAGGTCGAGGCCGTGTTGCACGGGCACCCGGCGGTCGCCGACTGCGCGGTCTTCGGCGTCGACGACGGTGTGGGCGGCGAACGGATCGTCGCGGCCGTCGAGATCGCCGAGCCGGTGACCGGGGACGAGCTCATCGAGCTCGTCGCGAACACCCTGGCGACGTACAAGAAGCCGAGTGCCGTCGCGTTCGTGGACGACGTGCCCCGACTTCCGTCGGGAAAGGTGTTGCGTCGGGTGCTGAAGGACAGACTGTCGAAGGAGAGCCATGGATGTACGACTGACAACTGA
- a CDS encoding acyl-CoA dehydrogenase family protein — MDVRLTTEQAQLRDAAAKLADDLGPGSVADLADAARRDRLAVTIDRTGWRNLRSDGATGVEVAIVAEEFGRGLVDAPFLGPTLADDLLRHTGDAEEAATIAVGARAPDAAGLDRLIALDGVSVHEGRAGADLPSQDLTRIAKGVAAMDESPIAIIGEDDAVRWRALALVVTAADILGAARGAQALACDYAKMREQYGKTIGSYQAVGHMLAESLALLEGSASIVRHAAWAVDELGPGAAVGAAQMAKLYCARSARTVCENAIQVHGGIGNTWECLAHVHLRRVLVSTENFPVTLKEIDHGLS; from the coding sequence ATGGATGTACGACTGACAACTGAGCAGGCGCAATTACGCGACGCGGCAGCCAAATTGGCGGACGATCTCGGTCCGGGATCGGTGGCCGATCTCGCTGACGCCGCACGTCGGGACCGACTGGCGGTGACGATCGACCGCACCGGTTGGCGCAACCTGCGTTCGGATGGTGCGACGGGCGTGGAGGTCGCGATCGTCGCGGAGGAATTCGGCAGAGGACTGGTCGACGCGCCGTTCCTCGGTCCGACGTTGGCCGACGACCTGCTGCGGCACACCGGTGACGCCGAGGAGGCCGCGACCATCGCCGTCGGTGCTCGCGCGCCCGACGCCGCCGGCCTGGACCGGCTGATCGCGCTGGACGGAGTGTCCGTCCACGAGGGCCGTGCGGGTGCGGACCTGCCCTCGCAGGATCTCACCCGGATCGCCAAGGGTGTTGCGGCCATGGATGAATCGCCGATCGCGATCATCGGCGAGGACGACGCGGTGCGCTGGCGGGCGCTCGCCCTGGTGGTGACCGCCGCCGACATCCTGGGTGCGGCCCGTGGGGCGCAGGCCCTGGCGTGTGACTACGCGAAGATGCGCGAGCAGTACGGCAAGACGATCGGCTCCTATCAGGCCGTGGGGCACATGCTGGCCGAGAGTCTCGCGCTGCTCGAGGGGTCGGCGAGCATCGTGCGGCACGCGGCGTGGGCGGTCGACGAACTCGGTCCGGGCGCCGCGGTCGGGGCGGCGCAGATGGCCAAGCTCTACTGCGCACGTTCGGCCAGAACGGTGTGCGAGAACGCCATCCAGGTGCACGGCGGTATCGGCAACACCTGGGAGTGCCTCGCCCACGTGCACCTACGACGAGTTCTGGTGTCGACGGAGAACTTCCCGGTCACTCTGAAGGAGATCGATCATGGACTATCGTGA
- a CDS encoding DUF4286 family protein encodes MARGMLIVESRPSSEDRRDEFDEWYVEVHMPEVLALDGFVSARRFRPLDGDGPYVSVYDMEGDDIGAIAKSMFAHARNGGFQMSDAMQFDPPPAMRVMELTTDLARAV; translated from the coding sequence GTGGCGCGAGGCATGTTGATCGTAGAGAGCCGACCGAGTTCCGAGGATCGTCGAGACGAGTTCGATGAGTGGTATGTCGAGGTGCACATGCCGGAGGTCCTCGCTCTCGACGGGTTCGTCTCGGCACGTCGCTTCCGTCCCCTCGACGGCGACGGCCCGTATGTGTCGGTCTACGACATGGAGGGCGACGATATCGGCGCGATCGCGAAATCCATGTTCGCGCATGCCCGTAACGGAGGATTCCAGATGTCGGACGCGATGCAGTTCGATCCCCCGCCGGCGATGCGCGTGATGGAGTTGACGACGGATCTCGCACGCGCGGTGTGA